TCCCGAAGACGATACCCGGAGTCTGGGGGGTGTGAGCGCAACGATGCTCGTGTCGACAGCGGGTGAGCCGATGGTCGCTCTCCAGCGGCGGTCGATGTCGTCGACGTCGTCCTCGCAGTTCGCGGGTGCCGAGCGCGCACGGGCCGAGGAACTGGCCGACGAGGGTTTCGCCTTCTCCCTCACGATCGTCGGCTCGTTCCGGACGCAACCCGTATGGGTCGGCGACCGCGTCTCGGAGCGGGGCGAGGTCGAGAAGTGCCTCATCATCGACGCCGGTGACCTGACGACGTGCGAGTCTCCCAGCGACGCGTGGGAGTCAGGGATCGACGCGCGGATCGACGGCGTCGGTGGCGCGGAGGTCGGCTCGACGGTGCTCGAGGCGCGGTTCACGAGGTGGCAGACGCCGTATCTGGTCATCGGTGAGGCCTCCGCCTCCCCAGGAGCGCCGCAGGACACCGTGCGGGTCGAAGCGCCTCCGGGCGATCCCATCGTGGTCGAGCCGCCGGGCCGCGACTCCGACGGCTGAGCGGATCAGCCCGCCGCGGGTACCCGGTCGGCGAGGATCGCGCGGCGCTGATCGCCGATACGGGCGAGGATCAGCGTCGCCTCCTGGTCGCCGCGCAGCGTCAGCTTCTTGCGGAAGGCCGCGGGATCGACGTCGACGCCGCGCTTCTTGATCTCCAGGCGTCCGATGCCGTGCGCCTTGAGGGCGGCGCTGATCGCCTTCGGGTTCGCCGGCAGGGTCTCCCGCACGCGGAAGGACTGCACGAAAGGGCTCGTCAGCGCGGCATCCGAGGTCAGGTAGGCGATGTGCTCGTCGAGCATCCCCGCGTCGAGGCTTCGGGCGACCTCGCCGATCAGACGGGCACGGATCACGGCGCCATCGGGTTCGTGCAGGAAGGCGCCGAGCTCGCGCACCGGCTCGTCGGCGGCGTCCGCCGGGGCGGTGAGCTCGTGCGAGCGCTCGTCGCGGATCACGAGCGCCGCGCGGCGGACCCCTTCTCGGGCGAGGGCGCCGCTCCAGACGACGAGCTCGACGACGCTGCCGTCGGCGCTCACCCACTGCGCTTCGGCGTCGGCGGGCAGCGCGTCGCGGTCGTGCGCGGGTCCGAGCTTGATGCCGGTCGGATGGCTCGCGGCCACATCGAACGCCCAGTCCAGCGAGGGGGAGTAGTCGTCGGCGGAGACTCGTCGGGTCTCGCTGTGCCCGGAGGTGCGTCGAGCCGGGTCCATCCAGATCGCGCTTCCCGCTTCCACCGTTGAGAGGGCGTCTTCGGCCGTGAGGTGGTCCACCGCGGCGCTGTCGCCGAAGGGTGCCAGGTTGTAGGCGGCGATGGCCGAGGTGACCTCATCGGCGTCGACGGCGTGCACGTCGAGTCCCGCTCCGGCGAAGGCGAGCGCGTCGCCGCCGATGCCGCAGCCGAGGTCGGCGACGCGGGTGAATCCGGCGTGCCGGATCCGCTGCGCGTGACGGGCTGCGACCCCGAGCCTCGTCGCCTGCTCGAGCCCGGCGCGGGTGAACAGCATGCGTGCGGCGAAGGGGCCGAACTTCGCCGCAGCCTTGGATCGCAGGTGCGCCTGTCCGACGACGGCGGAGACGAGCTCGGGGGAGTGGCCGGCCGCGCGCAGCCGCGAGACGGTGCGGGTCACGTCGGCGGTCGATTCGATGGGCCCGACCGCGTCGAGCAGCTCGAGACCGGCGGGGGTCAGCAGGGCGCGCAGCTCGGACATCTCCACGTGCTCAGCCTAATTGCCCGTGCGGGGGGACTGCCCGCCGCGCACGCTGGCACTCGCATTGCGTGAGTGCCAGCCGAGCGCCTAGACTGGATTAGCACTCTCGGGTTGAGAGTGCGAACAAGTCTTTCGTGTCAGCGTCAAGAAAGAAGAGGTAGACCGTGTCGGTTTCCATCAAGCCGCTCGAGGACCGCATCGTCATCAAGCAGGTCGAGGCCGAGCAGACCACCGCGAGTGGCCTGGTCATCCCCGACACCGCCAAGGAGAAGCCCCAGGAGGGCGAGGTCGTGGCGGTCGGCCCCGGCCGCATCGACGACAACGGCAACCGTGTTCCGCTCGACGTCGCCGTCGGCGACCGTGTGCTCTACAGCAAGTACGGCGGCACCGAGGTGAAGTTCGGCGCAGACGAGTTCCTCGTCCTGTCGGCTCGCGACGTCCTGGCGGTCGTCGTCCGCTGATCTGCGGAATCTGATTCCCGCCCCTCGTGAGGGGCAGGGTCAAGGTCCTGGAAGGGGCCCGGATGCGCTTCGCATCCGGGCCCCTTCTGCGTCCGCCACCGGGCATCGGTTTCCTGCCGAACTCTGCGGCAGCGGCCGGGCGGCCGAGGGCGCGCCGCCGCCGCGGGCGTAGGGTTGTGCGGTGCCCCCAGAGACGACTCGTGCCACGCAGACCGCCGGAGTGGCCTATGCCGGTGCCGCGTACCTCCTCTGGGGAGTGCTTCCGCTCTACTTCCTGCTCCTCGTTCCGACGGGGCCGTGGGAGGTCGTGGCCTGGCGCGTGCTGCTGTCGTTCGTGTTCTGCCTCCTGCTGCTCACGTTCACGCGCGGCTGGGCGGCATTCGGCGTCATCCTCCGACAGCCGAAGCTGCTGGCCTGGACGGCCCTGGCCGGTCTTCTGATCTACGTCAACTGGCAGGTGTTCCTGATCGGAACCCTCAGCGAGAACGTCGTCGAGACGAGCCTGGGCTACTTCATCAATCCGATCACGACCGTGCTGCTGGGCGTCTTCGTGCTGAAGGAGCGCATCCGCAGGTTGCAGTGGGCCGCCATCGCGATCGCGGCGATCGCGGTCGTCGTGATCGTCGTCGCCTACGGCGATTTCCCCTGGATCGCCCTGTCGTTGACGGCGTCCTTCGGGGTCTACGGGCTCATCAAGAAGAAGATCGGTCCCGCCGTCGATGCGGTCAGCGGTCTGACGCTGGAGTCCTTCTGGCTCATCCCGATCGCCGTGGTGCAGCTGATCGTCGTCGCCCAGACGACGGGGATCACGATGGGGGCGAACGGGTGGCCGCACGCGCTGCTGCTGGCGTTCGCCGGCGTCGCCACAGCGGTGCCCCTGCTGCTCTTCGCCGCAGGAACCCGACGCATCCACCTCACCGTGATCGGAATGATCCAGTTCATCACCCCCGTGATGCAGTTCCTCATCGGCGTCGTCGTCCTGCACGAGCCGATGCCTCCGGAGCGCTGGGCGGGCTTCATCATCGTGTGGATCGCGATCGGGGTGTTCGTCGTCGACCTGCTGCTCGCCGCACGTCGGGGGCGCAGGATTCCGCGTGTCGAAGCGGCCTGATCCCGAGGCTCATCCGTCGGGGAACCCGGTGTCGGATCGTTAACGCACCGAGATACTTGCAACCCCTGCGCGCAGGACTCACGGCCTAGTGTTAGAGCACCCGATTGTGGCCAGAATCCACGTTCAGTCACAATCCACGTTCAGTTACGCAAGGGAGCATCATGAACGCATTGAAGGGCTCGCGCACAGCGAAGGTCTTCGCCGGGATCGCACTGATCAGTGCATCCGCCATCGTCATCGCCGGCTGCAGCAGCACTCCGAGCTCGGAGAGCGGTGGCAGCGACAAGCCCGCAGCCGATCTGACGCTCAAGCTCGGATCGCTGCTTCCGCAGACGGGGTCGCTGGCATTCCTGGGCCCGCCCATGGAATCCGGCGTCGGACTCGCGGTCCAGGAGGTCAACGAGGCCGCTGCCGGTGTCACGATCGACCTGACGGCCGAGGACGAGGGCGACACTGACACCAAGGCCTACGAGACCTCGATCACCAAGCTGCAGGGCGCCGGCGTCTCCGCCATCGTCGGAGCCGCCGCATCGGGCGTCTCCAAGCTCATCCTCGACGGGAACGTGAGCGCGGGGATCCTTCAGATCTCGGCGTCGAACACGTCTCCCGACTTCACCACGTGGGACGACAGCGGCCTGTACTTCCGCACCGCACCCAGTGACCTGCTGCAGGGCGAGGTGCTGGGCAACCTGATCGCCGAGGACGGCGCCAAGAGCCTCGGCATCATCTACCAGAACGACGCCTACGGCACCGGCCTGAACGACGCCATCACGACGACGTTCGAGGGCACCGGCGGCGAGGTCGTCGAGTCGGTCTCGTTCAACGTCGGCGACGCGCAGTTCGACGCTCAGGTCGAGTCGATCAAGGCCCAGAACCCCGACGCGGTCGCGATCGTGTCGTTCGACCAGTTCAAGACCATCGCGCCGCTGCTGGTGAACGCCGGCATCTCGGCCGACAAGTTCTACATGGTCGACGGCAACCTGTCCGACTACGGCTCGGAGATCCCGGTCTCGCTCGAGGGCGCGCAGGGAACCAAGGCCGGTCCTGCTCTCGCGGATGACTTCACCACCCGTCTCCAGGACTACTGGACCGGCGAAGGCAACCCCGAGGTCAAGGACTTCACCTACGCGGCAGAGGCGTACGACGCCGTCATCCTCGTGGCTCTGGCCTCGCTCGCGGCCGGCTCCACCGAGGGCGCGGACATCGCGGCCAAGATGCAGGAGGTCTCGGGCGGTTCGGGCGACGGCAAGAAGTGCACCAGCTTCGCCGAGTGCGCCAAGATCATCAACGACGGCGGCGTGGCCGACTACGACGGCTACTCCGGCGACATCACGTTCGATGAGGCCGGCGACCCCCAGGGTGCCTCGATCGGCATCTACAAGTACGGTGCCGACAACATGATCACCCGCACCAACTGATCACACGATCACATGACGAAGGCCCCGGATCCGATCCGGGGCCTTTGTCGTGGGGTCGAGTCTGTGGCTCAGGCCGCGTCGGTGCCGAGCGTTCCGAGGTAGAGACCGATCACCTTCGGGTCGTTGAGCAGATCACGGCCGGTGCCCTCGTGGGCGTCCTTGCCCTGATCGAGCACGTACCCGCGGTCGCAGATCTGGAGGCAGCGTCGGGCGTTCTGCTCGACCATGATCGTCGTGACGCCGGCCTTGTTGATGTCGGACACCCGGATGAACGCGTCGTCCTGCCGCACGGGGGAGAGCCCGGCCGACGGCTCGTCGAGCAGCAGCACCGACGGATCCATCATGAGCGCGCGCGACATGGCGACCATCTGCCGCTCGCCGCCGGAGAGGGATCCGGCGCGCTGCTTGAGGCGCTTGCCCAGCTCGGCGAAGATGCCGGTGACGAACTCGAGCCGTTCCGCGTAGATCTTGGGGTTCTGGTAGAGCCCCATCTGCAGGTTCTCCTCGATCGACAGCGACGGGAAGACGTTGTTCGTCTGCGGCACGAAAGCGACCCCGCGTCGGACCAGCTTGTCGGCCTTCAGGCCGACGATGCTCTCGCCCTTGACCGTGATGTCGCCGCTGCGCACGTTCACCAGCCCGAAGATCGCCTTCAGCAGGGTCGACTTGCCGGCGCCGTTCGGGCCGATGATCCCGATCAGCTCGCCCTGGCGGGCGACGAGGTTCGCGCCGTTGAGGATGTTCACCCCGGGGAGATAGCCGGCGTGGACGTCGGTCAACTCGACCACGACGTCGTCCTGAGGCGCGCTCTGCGGTGCGTTCGTCGGCGATTCCGCGCTCATGCGGTGCCCTTCCCCTCTGTGCCGGAGGCGGGATCGCTCGCTTCGAGCTCGGCCTCTGCTTCGATCTTCTCGCGGAGTCGGATCGCGGCGGCATCCTCGAGCACCGGGATGCGTCCGGTGACCGCGCCCAGGTCGAGATCCTGGTGCGCACCAAGGTACGCATCCACGACCGCGGGGTTCTCCATGACCTCGTCGGGAGGTCCCTCCGCGACGACGCGGCCCTCGGCCATGACGATCACCCAGTCCGCGATGTGGCGGACCATGTGCATGTCGTGCTCGACGAAGAGCACCGTCATCCCCTGCTCCTTCAGATCGAGGATGTGGTCGAGGAGCGACTGCGTGAGAGCGGGGTTGACGCCGGCCATGGGCTCGTCGAGCATCACCAGCGTCGGGTCGCTCATCAGCGCCCTGGCCATCTCGAGGAGCTTGCGCTGGCCACCAGAGAGCGACGCCGCGAAGTCCTTCTCCTTGGCATCGAGCTTGAAGCGCGTGAGCAACTCGCGTGCCTTGCCTTCGATCTCGGTGTCCTGCGCTCGCCAGAGGAAGGGCAACAGACTCGACCAGAAGCCCTCCCCGCGCTGATGCGGAGCTCCGAGCTTCATGTTCTCGAGGACCGTGAGGAGCGAGAGCGACTTGGTCAGCTGGAACGTGCGGACCTGTCCCATCCTTGCCACCTTGAACGACGGGACTCCCGAGAGGCTCGTTCCGTCGAAGGACCAGGTGCCGCTGTTGGGCTTGTCGAATCCGCAGAGCAGGTTGAACAGCGTGGTCTTGCCTGCTCCGTTCGGGCCGATCAGTGCGGTGATCGCTCCTCGCGGCACTTCGAGGTGGTCGACGTCGACGGCGGTCAGGCCACCGAAGCGACGCTGGACCGCATCGACGACGAGGATCGGATCGACCTTGGCGACCCCCGGCTTCACCTCGCCCTTGGTCAGACCGGTCGTCTTCGGGCGTCGGATGCTCCCTGTGGTGGGCGCGGCGTTCGCCGTGCCCTCGGCAGAGCCGGGGACCTGTTCCGGGGTCAGTTCATTTGACAAAGGTCATCTCCCTCTTGTCTCCGAGGATGCCCTGCGGGCGGAAGATCACGAGCAGCATCAGAGCGATGCCGACGAAGACGAAAACGAGCGTCGATGCCTGGCTGTCGGACATCGGCAGCAGGCCTGCTTTCGCCAGGGAGGGCAGGAGGTTGGCCATGAAGGCGAACACCACCCAGAACAGCACGGCGCCCAGCGTCGGTCCGAACACCGTGGCCGCCCCGCCCAGAAGGAGGATGGTCCACAGGAAGAACGTCAGCGACGTCGAGTAGCTGCCGGGGACGACGGCGGAGGGGAGGACGAAGATGATCCCGCCCGCGGCACCGATCACGCCACCCACGACGAGCGCCTGCATCTTGTAGGCGAAGACGTTCTTGCCGAGCGAGCGCACGGCGTCCTCGTCTTCGCGGATGCCCTTGAGGACGCGACCCCAGGGGCTGCGCATCAGCGCCCACACCAAGAGGATGGCCGCGGCGAGCACGATCACGCCGAAGACCCGGTTCCAGAGGTCGTTGGCGCTGTACATCCAGGGCCCGAACCCGTAGGTCCCGGGGGGAATGGGGTTCGCCTCGCGGAACCCGCCGTTGTACTGGGCCAGGCCGTCGGCGCTGTTGGTCCATTCGTCGAACAGCTGCGTCGT
This DNA window, taken from Microbacterium maritypicum, encodes the following:
- a CDS encoding class I SAM-dependent methyltransferase, coding for MEMSELRALLTPAGLELLDAVGPIESTADVTRTVSRLRAAGHSPELVSAVVGQAHLRSKAAAKFGPFAARMLFTRAGLEQATRLGVAARHAQRIRHAGFTRVADLGCGIGGDALAFAGAGLDVHAVDADEVTSAIAAYNLAPFGDSAAVDHLTAEDALSTVEAGSAIWMDPARRTSGHSETRRVSADDYSPSLDWAFDVAASHPTGIKLGPAHDRDALPADAEAQWVSADGSVVELVVWSGALAREGVRRAALVIRDERSHELTAPADAADEPVRELGAFLHEPDGAVIRARLIGEVARSLDAGMLDEHIAYLTSDAALTSPFVQSFRVRETLPANPKAISAALKAHGIGRLEIKKRGVDVDPAAFRKKLTLRGDQEATLILARIGDQRRAILADRVPAAG
- a CDS encoding ABC transporter ATP-binding protein, translated to MRRPKTTGLTKGEVKPGVAKVDPILVVDAVQRRFGGLTAVDVDHLEVPRGAITALIGPNGAGKTTLFNLLCGFDKPNSGTWSFDGTSLSGVPSFKVARMGQVRTFQLTKSLSLLTVLENMKLGAPHQRGEGFWSSLLPFLWRAQDTEIEGKARELLTRFKLDAKEKDFAASLSGGQRKLLEMARALMSDPTLVMLDEPMAGVNPALTQSLLDHILDLKEQGMTVLFVEHDMHMVRHIADWVIVMAEGRVVAEGPPDEVMENPAVVDAYLGAHQDLDLGAVTGRIPVLEDAAAIRLREKIEAEAELEASDPASGTEGKGTA
- a CDS encoding ABC transporter ATP-binding protein, producing MSAESPTNAPQSAPQDDVVVELTDVHAGYLPGVNILNGANLVARQGELIGIIGPNGAGKSTLLKAIFGLVNVRSGDITVKGESIVGLKADKLVRRGVAFVPQTNNVFPSLSIEENLQMGLYQNPKIYAERLEFVTGIFAELGKRLKQRAGSLSGGERQMVAMSRALMMDPSVLLLDEPSAGLSPVRQDDAFIRVSDINKAGVTTIMVEQNARRCLQICDRGYVLDQGKDAHEGTGRDLLNDPKVIGLYLGTLGTDAA
- the rarD gene encoding EamA family transporter RarD; translation: MPPETTRATQTAGVAYAGAAYLLWGVLPLYFLLLVPTGPWEVVAWRVLLSFVFCLLLLTFTRGWAAFGVILRQPKLLAWTALAGLLIYVNWQVFLIGTLSENVVETSLGYFINPITTVLLGVFVLKERIRRLQWAAIAIAAIAVVVIVVAYGDFPWIALSLTASFGVYGLIKKKIGPAVDAVSGLTLESFWLIPIAVVQLIVVAQTTGITMGANGWPHALLLAFAGVATAVPLLLFAAGTRRIHLTVIGMIQFITPVMQFLIGVVVLHEPMPPERWAGFIIVWIAIGVFVVDLLLAARRGRRIPRVEAA
- the groES gene encoding co-chaperone GroES produces the protein MSVSIKPLEDRIVIKQVEAEQTTASGLVIPDTAKEKPQEGEVVAVGPGRIDDNGNRVPLDVAVGDRVLYSKYGGTEVKFGADEFLVLSARDVLAVVVR
- a CDS encoding branched-chain amino acid ABC transporter permease; the protein is MDFGSIFSNTAVYLFSPVTIAYALAATGLAVHFGYAGLLNFGMAAFMAIGGYGYAISVLSFGLPWWIGMLIGLLGGALFAVLLGIPTLRLRADYLAIATIAAGEIVRLLFTTQLFDEWTNSADGLAQYNGGFREANPIPPGTYGFGPWMYSANDLWNRVFGVIVLAAAILLVWALMRSPWGRVLKGIREDEDAVRSLGKNVFAYKMQALVVGGVIGAAGGIIFVLPSAVVPGSYSTSLTFFLWTILLLGGAATVFGPTLGAVLFWVVFAFMANLLPSLAKAGLLPMSDSQASTLVFVFVGIALMLLVIFRPQGILGDKREMTFVK
- a CDS encoding ABC transporter substrate-binding protein, producing the protein MNALKGSRTAKVFAGIALISASAIVIAGCSSTPSSESGGSDKPAADLTLKLGSLLPQTGSLAFLGPPMESGVGLAVQEVNEAAAGVTIDLTAEDEGDTDTKAYETSITKLQGAGVSAIVGAAASGVSKLILDGNVSAGILQISASNTSPDFTTWDDSGLYFRTAPSDLLQGEVLGNLIAEDGAKSLGIIYQNDAYGTGLNDAITTTFEGTGGEVVESVSFNVGDAQFDAQVESIKAQNPDAVAIVSFDQFKTIAPLLVNAGISADKFYMVDGNLSDYGSEIPVSLEGAQGTKAGPALADDFTTRLQDYWTGEGNPEVKDFTYAAEAYDAVILVALASLAAGSTEGADIAAKMQEVSGGSGDGKKCTSFAECAKIINDGGVADYDGYSGDITFDEAGDPQGASIGIYKYGADNMITRTN